A part of Pirellulales bacterium genomic DNA contains:
- a CDS encoding aspartate kinase: protein MLIVQKFGGTSVADSQKILAAARKAIRAQQEGNRVVVVVSAMGKNTDTLIDLAHELTDRPSAREMDMLLSTGEQVSVALTAMAVHSLGHKAISLTGAQIGIKTDSSHTKARIHSISTDRLRWALDEGNIVVAAGFQGIDEDYNITTLGRGGSDTTAVALAAVLGADACEIYTDVDGVYTTDPRQLPEARLVKRISYDEMLELASLGAAVMHSRSIEFAKKFNVPIHVRSSFSDVRGTMIVAEPEAPERAVCGVALMRDEARVTLESVPDRPGVSLAVFSKLADRKITVDMIVQNIGAEGKADISFTVNRDELATAMEAVSEAANELGAVGYSHDDQVAKISVVGLGMARQVGVAQKMFRALADAGVNILVITTSEIKISVLVARSEAQAALRAVHAAFDLKTDPNGNGGPVSTGPVRQASALEIIRRLQGMEDLTIDEISLDQSQSLVTIFDVPDRPGVAAATFDELAKAGVFVDMIVQSFGRDGQANLSFTVPQSEFARTVELARRIAKRIGCGGVNSSAKVAKLSVSGIGMRSHTSVAIRMFESLAAAGINVDMMSTSEVRVNVIVDGRQADAALACLQRAFADAAK from the coding sequence ATGCTGATCGTTCAAAAGTTTGGCGGAACCAGTGTTGCCGACAGCCAGAAGATTTTGGCCGCGGCGCGAAAGGCCATTCGCGCTCAGCAAGAAGGAAATCGCGTCGTCGTCGTCGTCAGCGCGATGGGCAAGAATACCGACACGCTCATCGATCTCGCCCACGAACTGACCGATCGGCCATCGGCCCGCGAAATGGACATGCTTCTTTCGACCGGCGAACAGGTAAGCGTCGCGCTAACGGCGATGGCCGTCCATTCGCTGGGCCACAAAGCGATCAGCCTCACCGGCGCCCAGATCGGCATCAAAACCGATAGCAGCCACACCAAGGCCCGAATCCATTCGATCTCGACCGATCGTCTGCGGTGGGCCCTCGATGAAGGAAATATCGTCGTGGCCGCGGGCTTCCAGGGCATCGACGAAGACTACAACATCACGACGCTTGGCCGCGGCGGCAGCGACACCACGGCCGTCGCCTTGGCCGCCGTGCTGGGGGCCGACGCGTGCGAGATATACACCGACGTCGATGGCGTTTACACGACCGACCCCCGCCAATTGCCCGAGGCCCGGCTCGTCAAGCGGATCAGCTACGACGAAATGCTCGAGCTGGCCAGCCTCGGCGCCGCCGTGATGCACAGCCGGTCGATCGAGTTCGCCAAGAAATTCAACGTGCCGATCCATGTACGCAGCTCGTTTTCCGACGTGCGCGGCACGATGATCGTCGCCGAGCCGGAAGCGCCGGAGCGGGCCGTGTGCGGCGTGGCACTGATGCGCGACGAAGCCCGCGTGACGCTTGAAAGCGTGCCCGATCGACCGGGCGTCAGCCTCGCCGTGTTCTCGAAGCTTGCCGACCGGAAGATCACGGTGGATATGATCGTGCAGAATATCGGTGCGGAAGGAAAAGCCGATATTTCGTTCACCGTGAATCGCGACGAACTGGCCACGGCAATGGAAGCGGTGTCCGAAGCCGCGAACGAACTCGGCGCCGTCGGCTATAGCCACGACGATCAGGTGGCGAAAATTTCGGTCGTCGGCTTGGGCATGGCGCGGCAAGTCGGCGTGGCCCAAAAGATGTTTCGCGCGCTGGCCGACGCGGGCGTGAATATCCTGGTGATCACCACCAGCGAAATCAAGATCTCCGTGCTCGTCGCCCGCAGCGAGGCGCAGGCGGCCCTGCGGGCCGTGCATGCCGCCTTCGATCTGAAAACCGATCCGAACGGCAACGGCGGCCCGGTTTCGACCGGCCCTGTGCGTCAGGCAAGCGCTCTGGAAATCATTCGCCGCCTGCAAGGAATGGAAGACCTGACGATCGACGAAATCTCGCTCGATCAGTCGCAGTCGCTGGTGACGATTTTCGACGTGCCCGATCGGCCCGGCGTGGCCGCCGCGACGTTCGACGAGCTGGCCAAGGCGGGCGTGTTCGTGGATATGATCGTGCAAAGCTTCGGCCGCGACGGCCAGGCCAATCTCAGCTTCACGGTGCCCCAATCCGAATTCGCCCGCACCGTCGAGCTCGCCCGGCGAATCGCCAAGCGAATTGGCTGCGGCGGCGTCAACAGTTCGGCCAAGGTGGCGAAGCTATCGGTGTCGGGAATCGGCATGCGCAGCCACACAAGCGTCGCCATCCGGATGTTCGAGTCGCTGGCCGCCGCCGGTATCAACGTCGACATGATGAGCACCAGCGAAGTGCGCGTAAACGTAATCGTCGACGGCCGCCAGGCAGACGCCGCGCTGGCATGCCTCCAACGCGCATTCGCCGACGCGGCGAAATAA
- a CDS encoding cofactor-independent phosphoglycerate mutase: MKYALIIPDGAADEPQESLGGRTPLQAASVPAMDAVARAGVVGRANHVPRSLPPGSDVACLSLLGYDPLQYFTGRAPLEAAAQGIALEPNDWAVRCNLVTIEDQVMREFTAGHISTDEARSLLSAAQEQLGSDALQFFAGVSYRNLMVCRGDRNPAPFSSDTRTTPPHDLTDRSVLDDYPRGPGSALLNQLMSDSVGLFAEHPVNVRRRAEGKPPATNIWLWGQGRTPALRPFCEAYHGCRGAMITAVDLLRGLAALMGWRRIEVPGATGYTDTDYAAKGRYAIDALADADLICVHVEATDEASHEGDAAAKIRALEDIDRHIVDPLAKALAEQGDYRILISPDHPTPLRIKTHSHGAVPFAICGAGIAPDAATTYDEVAAANSSLAFEAGWKLMGWLLGTRD, translated from the coding sequence GTGAAATACGCACTTATTATTCCCGATGGGGCGGCAGATGAGCCGCAGGAATCGCTCGGCGGGCGGACGCCGCTTCAGGCCGCCTCCGTGCCCGCGATGGATGCCGTCGCGCGCGCAGGCGTGGTTGGCCGGGCCAACCATGTCCCGCGGTCGCTGCCGCCAGGCTCGGATGTCGCCTGCCTCAGCTTGCTGGGCTATGATCCGCTGCAATATTTCACCGGCCGAGCGCCGCTCGAGGCGGCGGCCCAGGGCATCGCGCTCGAGCCGAACGATTGGGCCGTTCGCTGCAATCTGGTGACGATCGAAGACCAGGTGATGCGCGAATTCACGGCCGGACACATCTCGACCGACGAAGCCCGCTCGCTGCTGTCGGCGGCGCAAGAGCAATTGGGCAGCGATGCATTGCAGTTTTTTGCGGGGGTGAGCTATCGCAACCTGATGGTCTGCCGCGGCGATCGCAATCCGGCGCCATTTTCTTCCGACACGCGCACGACTCCGCCCCACGACCTGACCGATAGATCGGTGCTCGACGATTATCCCCGCGGCCCAGGCTCCGCGCTGCTCAACCAACTGATGAGCGACAGCGTGGGGCTGTTTGCCGAGCACCCGGTGAACGTTCGCCGCCGCGCGGAAGGCAAGCCGCCGGCCACGAACATCTGGCTTTGGGGCCAAGGCCGCACGCCGGCCTTGCGACCCTTTTGCGAAGCCTATCATGGCTGCCGCGGCGCGATGATCACGGCCGTCGATCTCTTGCGCGGCCTTGCGGCGTTGATGGGCTGGCGGCGGATCGAAGTGCCGGGCGCCACCGGCTACACCGACACCGACTACGCCGCCAAGGGCCGCTATGCGATCGACGCGCTGGCCGACGCGGATTTGATATGCGTGCACGTCGAAGCGACCGACGAAGCATCGCATGAGGGGGACGCGGCAGCGAAAATCCGCGCGCTGGAAGACATCGATCGCCACATCGTCGACCCGCTCGCCAAAGCGCTTGCCGAACAGGGAGACTATCGGATATTGATTTCGCCCGACCATCCAACGCCATTGCGGATCAAGACGCACAGCCACGGCGCGGTGCCGTTCGCGATTTGCGGCGCTGGCATCGCCCCCGACGCGGCAACGACCTACGACGAAGTGGCGGCCGCGAATTCTTCCCTCGCCTTCGAAGCCGGCTGGAAACTGATGGGATGGCTTTTAGGGACGAGAGATTAA
- the lpdA gene encoding dihydrolipoyl dehydrogenase: MASQLVVLGGGPGGYTAAFLAADLGMKVTLVEADPRLGGTCLLRGCIPSKALLHVAKVISEAKELDGWGVRFASPKLEVDALRARKEKVIDTLTGGLKQLAKRRNVEVIQARGVFENSTTLRLERAEKGAKNETLEFEHCILASGSRPMKIPAFDLPTPRVMDSSGALDLPDIPESLLVVGGGYIGLEMGTVYAELGTKVSVVELTDGLLPGADRDLVKPLHVRMEKRFAAIHLRTKVASLADKRDSIEVNFQAADGSGSRSERFSRVLVSVGRRPNSDGLGLENTKVEIDRRGFVVTDDQQRTADPHILAIGDVAGEPMLAHKASHQGKVAVEALHGGPAVFAPQAIPAVVFTDPEIAWAGLTEQAAKAEGREFEAVRYPWAASGRAQSLGRTEGLTKLLVDPETERILGVGIVGSGAGELIAEGVLAIEMGCTARDLAESIHPHPTLSETLSFSGELFLGTATEIYRPRQPAEG, encoded by the coding sequence ATGGCAAGCCAACTTGTCGTGCTCGGCGGCGGACCCGGCGGATATACGGCGGCGTTTCTCGCTGCCGATTTGGGAATGAAGGTGACCCTGGTCGAAGCCGATCCCCGATTGGGCGGCACATGCTTGCTGCGCGGCTGCATTCCCTCCAAGGCCCTGCTGCACGTCGCAAAAGTGATCAGCGAAGCCAAGGAACTCGATGGCTGGGGCGTTCGCTTCGCCTCTCCGAAACTCGAGGTCGATGCCCTGCGAGCCCGCAAGGAAAAAGTGATCGACACCCTCACCGGCGGGCTGAAGCAACTCGCCAAGCGGCGGAATGTCGAAGTGATTCAGGCTCGCGGAGTTTTCGAAAATTCGACCACCTTGCGGCTCGAGCGGGCCGAAAAAGGGGCCAAGAACGAAACGCTCGAATTCGAGCATTGCATCCTGGCCAGCGGATCGCGGCCGATGAAAATTCCGGCCTTCGATCTCCCCACGCCACGAGTAATGGATTCCAGCGGAGCGCTCGATTTGCCCGACATTCCCGAATCGCTGTTGGTCGTCGGCGGCGGATACATCGGCCTGGAAATGGGCACCGTCTACGCCGAATTGGGCACGAAAGTGAGCGTGGTCGAATTGACCGACGGGCTGTTGCCCGGGGCCGATCGCGATCTCGTCAAGCCGCTCCATGTCCGGATGGAAAAGCGATTTGCCGCAATCCATTTGAGAACCAAGGTCGCTTCGCTCGCCGACAAGCGCGATTCGATCGAGGTGAATTTTCAGGCAGCCGACGGCAGCGGGTCGCGCAGCGAGAGGTTTAGCCGCGTATTGGTGTCGGTCGGGCGGCGGCCCAATAGCGACGGCCTGGGATTGGAAAACACGAAAGTCGAAATCGATCGCCGCGGCTTTGTCGTCACCGACGATCAGCAGCGCACGGCCGATCCGCATATCCTGGCAATCGGCGACGTGGCCGGCGAACCGATGCTGGCCCACAAGGCATCGCACCAGGGGAAAGTGGCCGTCGAAGCGTTGCACGGCGGCCCGGCGGTTTTCGCCCCGCAGGCGATCCCCGCCGTCGTGTTCACCGATCCCGAAATCGCCTGGGCGGGCCTCACGGAGCAGGCCGCCAAAGCCGAGGGGCGAGAATTCGAGGCAGTCCGCTATCCCTGGGCGGCCAGCGGGCGGGCCCAATCGCTCGGCCGCACCGAGGGGCTCACCAAATTGCTCGTCGATCCGGAAACCGAGCGGATCTTGGGCGTCGGCATCGTGGGCAGCGGAGCAGGCGAACTGATTGCCGAGGGTGTGTTGGCGATCGAAATGGGCTGCACCGCCCGCGATCTGGCCGAATCGATCCATCCGCATCCGACACTGAGCGAAACGCTCTCCTTTAGCGGCGAACTCTTCCTGGGCACGGCCACCGAAATCTACAGACCACGCCAACCGGCCGAAGGCTGA
- a CDS encoding homoserine dehydrogenase: MDRSIFGKHGFAVVDTVKIGIVGLGTVGSGVARLLVDHGDRAARRAGRRLVLEHVVVRDSQKPRDVRLPAGMISTDLKRITGNPEISTVAHLVGGLEPARTILLQLLAAGKDVVTANKALLAEHGTELFDAARRADRSIAFEAAVAGGIPIIANINQCLAANQVLSIHGILNGTCNFILTEMEDRGANYSAALAEAQRRGYAEADPTMDVDGTDTVQKLAILSQLAFGFRPQWREIPCRGIDRVDATDLRYARELGYRIRLLAVARLGAAGLDLHVSPTLVHTRTPLAEVREAYNAIALTGDAVGQLFFHGLGAGQMPTASAVVADLIDMVVGRAKITFHTLQLWSDEPSHVRLADPAQSSGRHYLRFNVADRPGVLAEIAGELGRHAISIASVIQHTQDGTDGTVPLVIMTHTATEGAMRAAFDAIDRMEHVRAPSSRMRVYGGKV, encoded by the coding sequence ATGGATCGTTCGATTTTCGGAAAACACGGATTCGCTGTGGTGGATACGGTCAAGATCGGGATCGTCGGATTGGGCACGGTCGGGTCGGGCGTCGCCCGGCTGTTGGTCGACCACGGCGATCGGGCTGCGCGCCGGGCCGGACGGCGGCTCGTGCTCGAGCACGTCGTGGTGCGCGATTCGCAAAAACCACGCGATGTGCGTTTGCCGGCCGGAATGATCTCCACCGATTTGAAACGCATCACCGGCAATCCCGAAATCAGCACAGTGGCCCATTTGGTCGGCGGACTCGAGCCGGCCCGCACGATTTTGCTCCAACTCTTGGCCGCCGGCAAAGACGTGGTGACCGCCAACAAGGCACTCCTGGCCGAGCATGGCACCGAGCTGTTCGACGCGGCCCGGCGGGCGGATCGTTCGATCGCGTTCGAAGCGGCCGTGGCCGGCGGTATTCCGATTATCGCCAATATCAACCAATGCCTCGCCGCGAATCAAGTTCTCTCGATCCACGGCATCCTTAACGGCACGTGCAATTTCATCCTCACGGAAATGGAAGACCGCGGCGCCAACTATTCGGCCGCGCTTGCCGAGGCGCAGCGCCGCGGCTATGCCGAAGCCGATCCGACGATGGACGTCGACGGAACCGACACGGTGCAAAAACTGGCAATTCTCTCGCAACTCGCCTTCGGCTTTCGGCCCCAATGGCGCGAAATTCCCTGCCGCGGCATCGATCGGGTCGATGCCACCGATCTGCGATATGCACGCGAGCTTGGCTATCGAATTCGGCTGCTGGCCGTCGCTCGGCTGGGCGCCGCGGGATTGGACCTGCATGTGTCGCCGACGCTTGTCCACACCCGAACTCCACTGGCCGAGGTGCGCGAAGCCTACAACGCGATCGCGCTGACGGGCGACGCCGTCGGCCAATTGTTCTTCCACGGTTTGGGGGCTGGTCAGATGCCGACCGCATCGGCCGTCGTGGCCGACCTGATCGATATGGTCGTCGGCCGCGCGAAAATTACGTTCCATACATTGCAGCTTTGGTCGGACGAGCCGTCGCACGTGCGGTTGGCCGATCCGGCGCAATCGAGCGGCCGGCATTATCTGCGGTTCAACGTCGCCGACCGGCCGGGCGTGTTGGCCGAGATCGCCGGCGAACTTGGCCGGCATGCAATCTCCATCGCGTCGGTCATTCAGCACACGCAAGACGGCACCGACGGCACCGTGCCGCTAGTGATCATGACCCACACGGCCACCGAAGGCGCGATGCGTGCTGCGTTCGATGCAATCGACCGCATGGAGCACGTGCGGGCTCCGAGTTCGCGGATGAGAGTCTACGGGGGGAAAGTGTGA
- a CDS encoding RNA polymerase sigma factor, translating into MSMASQPPASEPLSEEQLAVLAQRGCEASFERLVRRVQVPLLQFLVSRSRCRADAEDLAQESLVRAYRALHRYEPRFRFRTWLFTIAHRLSLNHRRDEHRTRSIAEADAICSPAADVADAISAGESQRGVWQLAAETLDVEQTASLWLHYVEELNTQQIGRILGRSRAAVKTMMFRARKKLLPGLRALMGEEFGFAASVDAKG; encoded by the coding sequence ATGAGCATGGCATCGCAACCGCCGGCGTCCGAGCCGCTCAGCGAAGAGCAGTTGGCCGTTTTGGCCCAACGAGGCTGTGAAGCGAGTTTCGAGCGACTCGTGCGGCGGGTGCAGGTGCCGCTTCTGCAGTTCTTGGTAAGCCGATCGCGCTGCCGGGCCGACGCGGAAGACTTGGCTCAGGAATCGTTAGTGCGAGCCTATCGAGCATTGCACCGGTACGAACCGCGATTCCGATTTCGCACGTGGCTATTTACGATCGCGCACCGCTTGTCGCTCAACCACCGCCGCGACGAGCACCGCACGCGGTCGATCGCCGAGGCCGATGCGATTTGCTCGCCGGCCGCCGATGTCGCCGACGCGATTTCGGCCGGCGAATCGCAACGCGGAGTCTGGCAGCTTGCCGCGGAAACGCTCGACGTGGAGCAGACCGCCAGCCTTTGGCTGCATTACGTGGAAGAATTGAACACGCAGCAGATCGGCCGGATTCTGGGGCGCTCGCGGGCGGCGGTGAAGACGATGATGTTTCGGGCACGAAAAAAACTGCTGCCGGGCTTGCGGGCCTTGATGGGTGAAGAATTTGGATTCGCGGCCAGTGTGGATGCGAAGGGGTGA
- a CDS encoding protein kinase, whose amino-acid sequence MQLEQLGPYRLARRLGRGGMGTVFEGLNVDTGQPAAIKVLNPHLAVEEGFRERFEIEIETLKKLKHPNIVRLYGFGEQDGVIFYAMELVHGTNLEDELQASRRFNWRETTSLGIKLARALQHAHDHGVIHRDLKPANLLLTPDGDVKLADFGIARLFGNTRLTSAGGLVGTAEYMAPEQADGRGVTPQCDLYSLGGVLFAMLAGRPPFWGGSLPEVLQLHRFAVPPPVARFAPDTPIQLGDIIARLLSKDPTARGTNARVIGKQLAALEHALSMPRESGLSAGSTAASTAGAALPVEGIPPVAKSAQPVRHEFELLPPGAETLPAEPPLDPFKTLRGHAPQPTADPAAPATSLSPARSQLSPTLAPPSSASAESAGERRVADAPAIGSLPLPYDVTAGPSSAGPNSAGPPPVIGPRNGAKTPPSLAVSPRTAEPSPSDVVSTGDNSNRMFSSAAASALGHEPRGLSHSTPSRGNRFITVEEDERRRAEADASAQSSGWIQIALLSLALASLVGLGLYMMRPPSADTLFARIETTVGTAGRPERLLDAENDIRKFLSRFPDDPHVPQIKSYAEEIELLHLERQFALSPRLAGAAGEPITHDYADAIREAANDPEQTVAKLQALIDFYGQLPHPSETTVRFIELAHRQLAHLDQQISKISPTYRRLIDANLARAQELRATAPEKARAIWSSIVELYGDKPWAADEVKKARDALAAASAPH is encoded by the coding sequence ATGCAACTGGAACAACTCGGTCCCTATCGTCTCGCCCGGCGGCTTGGCCGAGGCGGCATGGGAACCGTTTTCGAAGGCCTGAATGTCGACACCGGCCAACCGGCCGCCATCAAGGTTCTCAATCCGCATCTGGCGGTCGAAGAAGGCTTCCGCGAACGGTTCGAAATCGAGATCGAAACGCTCAAGAAACTGAAGCATCCGAATATCGTTCGGCTGTATGGCTTCGGGGAGCAAGACGGCGTGATCTTCTACGCCATGGAATTGGTTCATGGCACGAACCTGGAAGACGAATTGCAAGCCAGCCGCCGCTTCAATTGGCGCGAAACGACGAGCCTCGGCATCAAGCTCGCCCGCGCCCTGCAGCATGCCCACGACCATGGCGTCATCCATCGCGATCTGAAGCCGGCCAACCTTCTGCTGACGCCCGACGGGGACGTCAAATTGGCCGATTTCGGCATCGCCCGACTATTCGGCAACACGCGATTGACCTCCGCCGGCGGTTTGGTAGGCACCGCCGAGTATATGGCTCCCGAGCAGGCCGACGGCCGGGGCGTCACGCCGCAATGCGATCTCTACAGCTTGGGCGGCGTGTTGTTTGCGATGTTGGCCGGCCGGCCGCCGTTTTGGGGCGGTTCGCTGCCGGAAGTTTTGCAGCTTCACCGTTTCGCGGTGCCGCCGCCGGTGGCGCGGTTTGCTCCCGACACGCCGATCCAACTTGGCGACATCATCGCTCGTTTGCTTTCCAAAGACCCGACCGCCCGCGGCACGAATGCGCGCGTGATCGGCAAGCAGCTCGCGGCCTTGGAACACGCGCTGTCGATGCCGCGGGAGTCGGGCTTGTCGGCAGGTTCGACCGCTGCTTCGACGGCCGGGGCCGCATTGCCGGTGGAGGGCATCCCACCGGTCGCGAAATCCGCACAGCCAGTCCGGCACGAATTCGAACTCTTGCCGCCGGGCGCGGAGACGCTCCCTGCCGAACCGCCGCTCGATCCGTTCAAAACGCTTCGCGGCCACGCTCCGCAACCGACGGCCGACCCAGCGGCGCCGGCGACTTCGCTGAGCCCCGCTCGATCGCAACTTTCGCCGACATTGGCCCCACCCTCGAGCGCATCGGCCGAATCCGCCGGCGAGCGGCGCGTGGCCGACGCGCCGGCAATCGGTTCGCTGCCGCTCCCGTACGATGTCACCGCCGGGCCGAGTTCAGCCGGGCCGAACTCAGCCGGGCCGCCCCCGGTGATTGGGCCGCGAAACGGCGCAAAAACTCCGCCGTCGCTCGCCGTTTCGCCACGCACTGCGGAGCCTTCGCCATCGGACGTTGTTTCGACTGGCGATAACTCGAACCGCATGTTTAGTTCCGCCGCGGCAAGCGCGCTGGGGCACGAACCGCGAGGCCTGTCGCACTCGACGCCCTCGCGCGGCAATCGGTTCATCACGGTCGAGGAAGACGAACGCCGCCGCGCCGAAGCCGACGCGTCGGCCCAAAGCAGCGGCTGGATTCAAATCGCGCTGTTGTCGCTGGCGTTGGCCTCGCTTGTCGGCCTGGGCTTGTACATGATGCGTCCGCCCTCTGCCGACACGCTCTTCGCTCGCATCGAGACGACCGTCGGAACCGCTGGTCGGCCCGAACGGCTGTTGGACGCCGAAAACGATATCCGCAAATTCCTCAGCCGTTTTCCAGACGATCCGCACGTGCCGCAGATCAAAAGCTACGCCGAAGAAATCGAACTGCTGCACCTCGAGCGGCAGTTCGCACTTAGTCCTCGGCTTGCCGGGGCCGCAGGCGAGCCGATCACGCACGACTACGCCGACGCAATCCGCGAAGCCGCAAACGATCCCGAACAGACGGTCGCCAAACTGCAGGCCCTCATCGATTTCTACGGCCAACTGCCCCATCCTTCGGAAACGACGGTCCGATTCATCGAACTGGCCCATCGTCAACTGGCCCATCTAGACCAGCAGATTTCCAAAATATCGCCCACCTATCGAAGGTTGATCGACGCCAATCTTGCCCGGGCCCAAGAACTGCGCGCGACCGCTCCGGAAAAAGCCCGCGCGATTTGGTCGAGCATCGTCGAACTCTACGGCGACAAACCATGGGCCGCCGACGAAGTGAAAAAAGCTCGCGACGCCCTCGCCGCGGCATCCGCTCCGCATTGA